The genomic stretch AAACTGAGCACTCAGACTTCAAAACTGAGCACTCAGACTTCAAAACTGAGCACTCAGACTTCAAAACTGAGCACTCAGACTTCAAAACTGAGCACTCAGCGCTCAAAACTGAGCACTCAGACTTCAAAACTGAGCACTCAGACTTCAAAACTGAGCACTCAGACCTTAGCTGTTCTCAAAACTGTCCACGCCAAGCTCAAAACTCAAACCTCAAAACTCAAAACTACCAAAGCTGGATTCCCACTGAAAGCCCTACTGATGACCGGTGCCCTTGCCGCCTCAGCCGGATTAGGATTTGGTTTCGCACTGCGAATGAACTCTCAAAAAGAACCTGGTTCTACCATCTTCCACACCGATCAATCCTTCCCTCCTCGCAGCAATTGGCCTTTGTCAGAACCCCAACTGTGAAACACCTTCAACCTCATCAAGGTGGTTTATTCATATTCATACTTGTACAGGACTTACAGCACACTGGCCACCAAACGCGCTTAATAAGTAGTAGGGCAACTAAGGAAAAGTTACTGCCTAAGTCCTGTGAGATTTAAATAGATAAAATGATATAATATGTGATTTTTAAATTATAACGACATGGGATATTGCACAAACTGAGGATATACGAGGCAAGTAACTCGATTTGAATTCAGTCATAATTCTCGGCTAGTACGTTATAATTTGTAACGTAAGCTAAAGAAACTTATCAATGAGTAACTCTGTAATTCATGCCTTTTTTCTGGGTAGGGCTGCAGCTCAAGCCATTAATCGGCAGCTTGAGGATGCTCTAACCAATGCCCTGAGTGAGTTAGGCAAGTTTGATGCTGAGCAGCGTGAGCGACTGCGGCAGTTTACCGAGCAGGTAATAGAAAGTGCCAATCGCGAAGCCGGAGCAGCAGCTGATTCTACTATTAGTAACACAGGTAGTAACACAGGTAGTAACACAGGTAGTAACACAGGGAAAACAGGATCGAAGCCAGCTGATCTGCAAGCCATGATTGATGAGCTGCGAGCAGAAATTGCCAGCTTGCGTACTGAATTAAAAAACTATCGCAAGCAATCTTGATAAGATTTATCGTTACTACCCTAGATTATCTACAAAAGTGAGTAGTTTCGACCTTCATAATCTTTTTTTAATAACCTGCTATTTTTTTGATAAAAACCTTACAGATAAATCCGAGTGTCTGCTCTTTCTCAGAAATCTATTAACCTTACACTAGATCAGGAACACAATGTGTCTAGGCAAAGTTCTATAGGTAAGCAATACAGCGAAAAAGCTTATCGGTGGAATCAAGAAAATTACTCCCGTCAAAGGCGTTTTATTGATATTTGGCGTTTTGTTTTAACCCTCATCACTGGGTTGTGGCTTGATGGTAAACCTTGGAGTTATCGGGGAGGATATACAGAGCAAAAGCACGCATATAGACGCAAAACACAAGCTATCTGGATTCGAGATACATTCTTAGATCTCGGACCAACGTTTATCAAAGTTGGACAGTTATTCTCCACCCGTGCTGATTTATTCCCCAGTGAGTATGTAGAAGAACTGAGCAAACTACAAGACCGGGTTCCTGCCTTTAGTTACGAGCAAGTTGAGCAGATCATCCAGGAAGATTTAGGAAAGCCCATCAAGGAACTGTTCAGTGGTTTTGACCCAATTCCTCTGGCAGCAGCTAGCTTAGGGCAAGTTCACAAAGCTCAACTTCGCAGTGGTGAAGAGGTAGCGATTAAGGTCCAAAGACCAGGCTTAAAAAAACTGTTTACTATTGATTTACAAATTCTTAAGGGGATCGCCTATTACTTTCAAAACCATCCAGACTGGGGGCGTGGTCGGGACTGGAGTGGGATTTATGAAGAGTGCTGTCGGATTCTTTGGCAAGAAATTGATTATCTTAATGAAGGCCGAAATGCAGATACATTTCGCCGCAACTTCCGCAGCTATGACTGGGTGAAGGTACCCCGTGTCTACTGGCGCTATACCTCATCACGAGTTTTGACCCTAGAATTTTTACCAGGGATTAAGATTAGTAGTTACGAAGCTCTAGAAGCAGCTGGCCTAGACCGCAAATTAATCGCTCGTCTGGGAGCAGAAGCTTACTTACAGCAGTTGCTAAATGATGGCTTCTTCCATGCTGACCCCCATCCAGGAAATATTGCGGTTAGTCATCAAGGCTCCTTGATATTTTACGACTTTGGCATGATGGGGCAGATTAAGGCCAATGTGCGCGAGCAACTGATGGAAACCCTGTTTGGCATTGCCCAAAAAGACGGTGACCGAGTGGTGACTTCCCTAATTGAATTGGGTGCGCTCTCACCAGTGAGTGATATGGGACCGGTAAGGCGCTCAGTTCAGTACATGCTGGATAATTTCATGGATAAGCCCTTTGAGGAGCAATCGGTGAGTAACATCAGCGATGACCTCTACGAAATTGCCTATGGCCAGCCTTTTCGATTCCCAGCAACGTTCACATTTGTGATGCGAGCCTTTTCTACACTGGAAGGAGTGGGTAAAGGCTTAGACCCCGAATTTAATTTTATGGAAGTTGCAAAACCCTTCGCACTAGAGATTATGACCAACGGCAACACTCCCGACAACAATAGCTTTATTAATGAACTGGGACGCCAAGCCGCACAGATGAGTAGTACAGCATTAGGTTTGCCCCAGCGCATTGAAAGTACTATTGATAAATTAGAAAGAGGAGACCTGCGCATTCGAGTGCGCTCTATCGAATCAGACCGGGTTTTACGACGGCTGAGTGGTATTCAGTTGGGAACCAACTATACTTTATTAATCAGTGCGTTCACCCTTTCGGCTACTATTTTATTTGTCAATGGTAATGTCGTACTAGCCTTGGTAGTCGTTTTGGTGGCAGCTATGTTAGGATTTGCCTTAATTAGGTTGCTCCGACGGCTTGACCGGTTTGATCGCATGTTCTAGTTGTTGTAAAGTCGTATTAACAAAACTCGCGGAATTCCCCACCGTCTTTAACGGTGGAGATGGATAGCTAGACGATAACTTGCGCTAGAATGGATTTGGTCGATGACCCGCCTGACTGACTAAAAGGCTACCTGTTGATATAGAAGGTATACAAAGTACTAGCTCCAGATCAGGGAAGAGACTTGCCCCGGCTGGTTAGCTATAGCTGTAATTCCAAGGTAAGTCTGTCGTAAAAACTATACATCTGCGGAAGGCGGATGTCTGCCTGTGGAGGACGCTGAGTAAGACCAATTCCAGTTTGCTGGTTGAGGCGTCGGCGGATGAAGCGGGAAGCCCTATTGACGAATAAGACCGTCCCTGATTGAGTTGAGATTGGAAGCCCCAGCCTCAGCGAAGCAGGCTGGGGTACTTCACACTGAATCAGGTCGATAATAATCATGTTTCTATCCATCAAAATCAAACTGAAGCTCACAGACGAGCAGAAAGCATCAAGCCAGTAAACAACCGATGTGATGAAAAGTTGCTTCGCCGGTATTACAGATCCGGGCTTACTACGTACAGTTAACCAAGATGACTACTACATAGACCCGGACGGTCGCTTCTTTATTGTTGCCGACGGTATGGGTGGTCATGCCGGTGGACAAGAGGCAAGTAAAATCGCCACTGAGGCGATTAAGACTTATTTGAATAAAGATTGGAACTCTCAAACTCCTTCTGATCAGTTACTAGAACAAGCGATCTATCAGGCCAATCAGGCTATCCTCAACGATCAGCAAACTCATCCAGAACGGTCAGATATGGGAACCACTGCCGTAGTGGTGATGTTCCGTCAAGACCAGTGTTGGTTTTCTCATGTAGGAGATTCTCGCCTCTATCGGTTCCGCAATTCTAAGTTAGAGAAGATTACAGAAGACCACACCTGGGTAGCCAGAGCCGTTAAGTTGGGAGAACTGACAGCTAAACAGGCTCGGATGCATCCCTGGCGTCATGTTCTGTCTCAATGTCTAGGCAGAAAGGACTTACCTAAAGTCAATGTCCATCGGATAGAGGTTAAATTATGCGATCGCCTTTTGCTTTGTAGCGATGGACTCACGGAAGAACTTTCCGATGAATTGATTGCTTCCTCTCTCCAAGAGAGTTCAAGTATTGAGCAGGCTCTGGATATCCTTGTTGAAGCAGCTAAAGACCAAGGCGGTAGGGATAACATTACTGTGGTTATTGTAGAGATTGGGGAAAGGATGAAAGGTTTTGGGTGAACGGTGTTGGGTGAAGGTGCGTTATTAACACACCCTACAGGTAGAGTTACTTCGTAAATACAGCTGTTGGATATACCAGTTACTAGCACTGAGGTAAAACAGAAAGCTCACTCCCTGGGCTTTCATAAGGTGGGAATTGCAGCTGTGGATGTTGATCATCATGACTCAGCAGAGCAAAACTTGAAGGCTTGGCTAGGGTTAGGGTATCAAGCAGACATGGCTTGGATGGCAAATCCTCGACGCTTGGATATTCGTGCCTGTATGCCAGAGGTGAAGTCGGTAATTTGTGTTGCTCTCAACTACTACACCCCTCACCAGCGTCCCGAAAGCCCTGAGTATGGCAAAATCTCCCGTTACGGTTGGGGCAGAGATTACCACAAGGTCATGCATAAAAAATTGAAGGAATTGATCTTTTGGTTACAAGCACAAGCAAAAGAAATCCAGGTGCGTTACTATGCTGATACAGGGCCAGTACAAGATAAAGTCTGGGCGCAGCGCTCCGGTATTGCTTGGATTGCTAAAAATGGTAATGTAATTACGCGGGAGTATGGCAGTTGGGTATTTTTAGGGGAAGTGTTGACTAACCTAGCATTGACTCCAGATACCCCTCACACTTCACACTGTGGTAGCTGTACCCGCTGTATTCAAGCCTGTCCAACGGGTGCTATTACCAAACCGTTTGTCGTTGATGCCAACCGCTGCATCGCCTATCATACCATTGAGAATCGGGCTGAAAACTTGCCGGAATCGATTAAACCCCATTTAGAAGGCTGGGTTGCTGGTTGCGACATCTGTCAAGATGTTTGCCCCTGGAACCAACGTTTTGCTAAAGAAACTGATGTGGTAGAGTTTCAGCCCTACCCTGAGAATGTGGCTCCTCGACTCACGGAATTAGCTACTATATCTGATCAGGAGTGGAATCGACGGTTTCCAGCTTCAGCGCTGCGGCGTATAAAGCCAAATATGCTACGGCGCAATGCCCAAGCTAATATTGATGCATCTCAAAAATCCGTTGACTAGCCATTGATTACTTGGGTGGCGAATTGCGAATTGCGAATTGCGAATTGTTAATTGTTAATTGCTCAATGAGTGTAAAAGTAATTCTTTTTGATTTTGATGGGACTCTGGCTGATACCCTTACTGCCATTGTCAAGATTAGTAATAGCTTAGCGGAAGAATTTGGATATCAGCCCACATCAGCTGAAAAATTGGAGCAAGTTAGACATTTAAGCTCTAGGGAAATTATTAAGCAATCGGGTATTTCGAGGTTTAGAATCCCGTTTTTGTTGAAAAAAGTCCAAAAACTATTACGCCAAGATATTCAAAGTTTAACTCCTATTCCTGGACTAATAGAAGTTTTAAACGATTTGAAATATGAAGGTTACCAATTAGGGATATTGACATCTAACTCAGCAGAGAACGTTAACCTTTTTCTGACCCATAATTCTTGGGTAAAGCTTTTTGATTTTGTTGACTCAGGGAGTCCTATCTTTGGAAAAGAAAAAGTTATTCGTAAATTCCTCAAAAAACATAATTTAAATCCTGCTGATGTGATCTATGTCGGAGATGAAACTAGGGATATTGAGGCAGCTAAAAAAAATACTATTAAAGTAGTTGCTGTCAGTTGGGGATTTTCTTATAAAGAAGTTCTAGCTCAATATCAACCCGATTTTTTGATCGACGAACCCCAGGAGTTATCTGAAGTAGTATCTAATTTATATCAATCAAAAGTTAAATCAAAAGTAGTTTGTTATTAGGAATGAGTTACTTGTTACTTAGGGCTTGCTGATTAACTCTCAAAGCATTGACAGATAAAGGTTTTAGCCTTGTTGGGTTTAAAAAAGTGCCAGCTTTTCGGTCGAAAAAGCTCATTTAATTCACATTTTGGGCAGACAAGAGCCGAAAAATCAAGGGACAATTCTTCCGACTACCTCCTATATAATTTCCATTTCTCCTAACTCCTGACTCCACACTCGCTGACTAATGCAGCCTCCAAGACTTGCCATGCAGCCTCGCCCATAGCATTCCCCTTATCATCGAGAACTGGATTAACTTCAGAAATCTCTAGGCAACAGACCTTCGGATTTGCCATAACTGTCTGGATGAGGACGATCGCCTCATTCAGATATAGACCATTCGGTTCAGGGGTTCCTGTTCCTTGTGAAACCGTTTCGCAGTCTAGACTATCAACATCAAAGGACAGATAAATTTTGTCACACCATTGCAGATGTTGCTCAATCAAACTGGTGTAAAACTCTGTTCCTTTTTCTCGGATATCCTCAACGCTATAGAGTTTAATCCCCAACTTGTCAATTAAGATTGAATGCTCTGGCTTGAAAAAGCGAACACCAATAAGAATCAAATCTTCCGACAACACCTTGGGTACAATACCACCCAACTCCTTGAGGTGAGTCCACTGTTTTTGTGCAGCCAGTGGCAGTTCATTCGACGAAGTACCTAGTAAAGTTCTGGCTTCTTGATCCAATGCTAACACTGCACCCAAGGGCATCCCATGCATATTACCAGAGTGAGTTGTGTAGGGTGAGTGCATATCACTATGAGCATCTATCCAGATAATGCCTAGGCGTTCGTTGGGATAGGCTTGTTTAACACCAGCGATCACTCCTGCGGCTGATGAGTGGTCGGCAGACAACACCAAGGGAAACTCACCTCTTTCCAAAGTATCTGTAACTGTGTTACAAGCAATTTGGCAGGTTTCAAGAATGTAGCGGAGACGCTTAGCTAAACCGCTCTTATGCCCCACGTCTCAACCCGTAGGGTGAGCGTGGGATGAATGGCGGACAGCAACTTTCGATTCATATTGAATATTAATTGTCGGAAATAGTAGAATGGTAAGGGAGGTGATTTGCCATGAGAACAGCCTATCAGTACAGATTGCGCCCGACTCAGCAACAAGCAGCATTAATTGACAGATGGTTGTCAATGTTATGCGCTCAATACAATTACTTATTGGCTGATAGATTCAACTGGTATGAGCAAAATCGCTCACCTGTTAATGCCTGTCCTCTGATTTGTCACTTGCCTCAACTAAGAATCAACCCTAATTACTACTCTCAAAAGAAGACTCTGCCTCAACTTAAGCAAGATCGACCTTGGTATAAGGATATTCATTCTCAAGTTTTACAGGATGTAGTTAAGAGAGTTAAGCTAACCTTTGACAGATTCTTGATCGGAGATAGTAGCGGCAAAAGAAGTGGCAAACCCAGGTTTAAGCCACTCAGTCGTTACAGAACTTTCACCTACCCTCAAATCAAACAATCCTGCTTGCAAGGTAATCGCATTGACTTACCAAAACTGGGTAAGATTAAGGTTGTCTTGCATCGTCAAATTCCTGACGGGTTCAAAATCAAGACGGTTTCTATCAGTAAAAAAGCTGACGGATTGTACGTTACACTTTCTCTTGAGGATAAGACCGTTCCTGAAATTAAAACAGATATCAATCCTCACTTAATCATTGGTATTGATGTTGGTCTAAAGGATTTTTTGACTACTTCGAGTGGTGAAACAGTTACAATACCTCAGCACTACCGTAAAGCTCAAAAAAGACTGCGGCTTATTCAGAAAAAAGTATCACGTCGAGAGAAGGGTGGTAATCGTAGACTCAAGGCTATTAAGTTGTTAGCTAAACAACATCAAAAAGTAGCTAACAAGCGTAAAGACTTCCACTTCAAAACAGCTAATCAATTGCTGTCAAAGTATGACGTTATTGCTCATGAGACTTTGAATGTCAAAGGTCTTGCTCGTACCAAATTGGCCTTATCTGTGTTGGATGCTGGGTGGTCAAGCTTTCTGTCGATACTGACAAACAAAGCCGAGAATGCTGGTTTGTTGGTTGTCCCAGTAAGTGCTCATAACACCTCACAAAATTGCTCCAGTTGTGGAGAGAAAGTACCGAAAAAGCTGCATATTCGCTGGCACGACTGCCCTCATTGTGGGTGCAGTCTTGACCGTGACCACAATGCAGCGATCAATATAAAAAATAGAGCGGTGGGGCATCCCGTTCTTAAAGCTCAGTTAATGTCCGACGGGATACCGGGAGTCGCTGAGAAGCCCACACTTACCCGATAGGGAAGTGTGGGAGTATGTCACCATAACGAAAACCTGGATTGTGGTTTTTATCTGCCAACAGAGCGTTACGTTCAGGCAACCGAATAATTGGGTGTTTGGAGAAAAAGTGACTGCCTGCTTTGTGAGCCGCCATCCGGATAGCATCTGGTCCCATGCTAGCACCCAACTGAGCTGCACCCAGTTCTGAGCAAATTTCAACGATTTTGATAGGGTTCATGTTTAAGAAGTCTCAACATTGCTTCGAGAGCAACAAAATAAGAATCGATCCCAAAACCTTGTACAACTCCAACTGCAGCGACTGACATCACTGATTTGATATTGCGCTTGTCGATGTTGGTAATATGAATTTCCACATAAGGTGGAGCGATGTAAGAGAGGCAATCCCTCAGAGAATAGGCGTTGTAGGTGAATCCTGCCGGATTAGCGAGAACCCCATCCACACCTGCTGCTACACTGGCATAAACCTTATTGATGGCTTCACCTTCGATATTTGTGTAGAAAATATCCAGTTCATAATCAAAGTCACTGGCGTGTTGCTTCAGCATCCGATCAAGCTGTTCAGCGGTGGTATCATCATAGGTGTTGCCCTGACGATAGCCCAGTGAGTTCAGGTTAGCTCCTTGAATGAGTAAAAATTTCATCAATAACCTCCGGTAGCTTGGATACCCCTACGTTTTAACCGGGGGAGGAAAGTTGTACAGTTTTTCACCTCCAAATCTGGCAGAATTATTGTGAATGGATATCGATGATAGACCCCCGTACTTTAGTCGGGGGTGACACCCAACCGGGTTCCTTACTGTGCTTTCATGTAATCTCCAAGGGTTTGGGTGAAAATCTGGATGCGTCGTTCAAAGGCGGCTTGAGTGTACCATGCACGGCGAGGGGTCAGAACAGTATTAGGCAGTGTCAGAAAACGTGAATCTTCATGGTGGATGTCCATCCCTGCATAGGAGAGCCTGCCACTACTTAGGGCTTCTTGTAGAGCAGAAAATTCAATCAGATCATCCGGTGAGATACTGATCAGAATTGCTCCTGGTTTGACTTTAGCAAAGGTGTTGTGATTGAGCAGATGGTGGGAATCAGCATTGAGGGATAGGGTTAGGAAAATGATATCGCTTGTACTTAACAACGTCTCTAGATCAACGGGTTGAGCCAGGTTGCTTTCTTTCGGCTTGCGGTTGCAGTACACAATGTTCATGCCAAAGCCTTGCAGCATACGAGCCACCTGGGATCCGATTGTCCCCATGCCGATGATACCCACTTGAGAGCCAAACAGTTCAATTCCCTGATGTTCAAAGATTTGGAAATCACCCGTACGAACTTTGTGATTGTAATCCATCAACCGCTTGGCGGCAGCTAGCATTAACGCAACTGCGTATTCAGCAACCGAGGCTCCAGTGAAGCCAGGGGTATTGAGCACTTTGATATTATGCTGTTGGCAATAGGCTTTATCAATATAGTCTGTGCCTGTGGTAATGGTGATGATCAGTTCCAGCTTCGGTAGTTTTTGCAAGTTAGCTGCACTCCAATCCATCAACGTGGTGATGAGGATATGAGTATCCGGATTGTTGGCGATCGCCTCTTCTAACGAAAAGCCCTCTGAATGATCCTGATACCACACCATTGCAATATCTGGAATTGAGTCAAAACAGGTTTCAGGGTATGGTTCCCGATTGTTCACAAATAAACAGTTTTTTACCACTCTGGATTGTCCTCTAATCACTTAGTCTGGTCAGCTACGGGATCTCAAGCCCCTGGCTTATTGGGACTTTAGCCAAATAAGCGCCCAAATATAGCCATTACTCGCTTTATATCTGATAAATACGTCCGGATTTTCCTAGAGCCAATGAACAAAACGGCAAGACATGGCATTGCGAGAAGCACTAAAGTTCCCCTGTACAAATATACTAAAGGTGCCCAAAAGTGCTATCGATTCTAGCTTATAGTACTGTGGAACAATAATACTACATCGGGACAGACCAGTTAAAAAAAATGCCTGAACATATTACTAGGATTAGATTACAGCGACATCGAAACTGGTTGCGTGTACGCTTAAGTATTCATTTTATCAAAACTTAGTGCGCCATTGCTTAAAAACTCCCTACCCATGTCGTTGAAACCGGTTTTCGTCGGTGGGTAGATACACACTGGCGCACGAGGAAACAGCTATTGTCGGATTTGGTTTGGAGTGGGTCAAAGCCTCCGAGGGAAAATGCCTGGAAACTGATTCGTCGGGTTCGTTTCACATAGGTGCGCTCTTACCATTAAGAATTAAATTCGCCACTGGTCGCACCTGAGTAATCATGATCCTGACCCGGCGATGGCCTGACGAAAACAACATGCTCAACTATGGTATCGACTGGAATTCAAAATGGAAACGTAGCAGTACGTGGTTGATTAGTTTTCTCAGTCAACTAGCCTTAATTTTTAGGTTCTACAATCCTTTTGTCATAGTTGATTGAGATGCTCTTACCCTGTATAATAGCTAATTTTTAAATTAAATATTAAGAAGCCTGAAAGCCTTGCTATGATTGCATTTTAGCATTAAGTATTTCAAGAGTTCTAGTTTAATGGAAGCCTTATACTACAAGGATTACAGCGAGTTTAAAAATCAGCTATAACTTGTATGGAATGCTCACTTTATGTTATTAATAGGCTGTTTAAGTCTACCTAGATAATTCAAAAATAATTTTACAGAGGTAGTGCTTGGTCATGGTGCAGCTAGTTAAAGGAACAATAGTAACTGATGCAAAGCTTACAATCACCTCAATGTCTAGGGCGAAGGATTGCAGTCAGTAACATTCTAGACGTAACCCTAAGGGATGGGGGCTATTTAAATCGGTGGCAATTTTCATTAGAAGAAACCACAAGCGTATTGAATTTTTTACGGGATCAGGGATTGAGTCAAGTTGAGGTGGGTTTTCTACGCACACCTGACAGAAGTACATCTCCAGTGAATGGTTGCCCAAAAGAGTTTTTAGCAGAGATTAAGCAGTTATATCCTGAGATGTCTTTAGTTTGTATGCTCAATCCAGCCGAGGATAACTGGCAGGCAGCAGTAGCTGACAAGTTAGACCAGATATCGCTGCTGCGGATGCCCTGTACCGCTGATCTGGTTGACAAGGCATTAGAAATCGCTAATCATCTTAAAAAACAATCCAGCCATCTCAAAATCAGTTTAAATCTGATCTGTGTTTCATCCTATTCACTGGCGGAAATTGAGTGTCTGCTCAGAACGATTGCCCCATCGAAAAACGTCGATATTGTCTACCTAGCTGATTCTAGAGGGGCACTTTATCCTCATGAGGTTAACGCCATGATGGCATTAGTCAGAGAGATTTGCCCACAATCGTTAGGGTTTCATGCCCACGATACTTTGGGATATGCAATTGAGAACTCTAACCAAGCCTTTGCCCAGGGTTGTGATTGGATTGATGTCACTTTAAATGGCTTTGGCTTAGCCGGAGGGAACACGCCATTAGGTGGGTATCTGGCTCACCACGATTTGCAATCCTCAGGGCAGTCGATTCAAGCCGAAGTCACGGATTTTTGCCAAAAGCATTTGCCTTTGAGGCACCCAGATGCGTTGACACGTCAACGTTATCGATTACTCGCTGCCAAAAATCTTGATCCGGTTTGGTGTGATCAATTGCTGGAAAAATATCCAGACACTCTGAATAAAAAAGTCGAAAAACTTCCCCGTCAGCATTATAAGAACATTGATTCAGTTTTAGACCTAATGATACGTTGATTAACCTGATAAATTCATGACTATAACTTTGTTCAACAGAAAAAAATAAGTTTTATTCTGTTGAACAAAGTTATTCCGACAGTATGGTTCAAACCAATTGAACAGTAAACTTAAAAAGATAAAGATGATCGTAATGCCTGAAAGTGACGTATCATGTCCGCCCCTGGCAATGGACATCATTATGGAGGTTTTTGATCGCCCCAATCATCAAGGACTGGAACCTATCAATTTTGGTAAGGGAATTTCTTCCTTTAACCCATTTGATCACGTGGATGTAAATATCGATAGTGTGCTGCTCGGTCACCACGTCGGGTACGGCAATATCAATGGTATTAACAGTTTGCGTCAAGCCATCTGCCGCTACTATCAGGAAAAATTTGATTACGATCTCTCCCCAGATCGGGTCTGCATTACGAACGGTGCTTCTGGTGCGTTGACCCTTGCATTTGCAATGCTACTGAATAAGGCAGATGAAATCATCCTATCTGAAGCTTGCTATCCAGCTTACAACGTATTAGCCAAGATTTTTGGGGTAAATTGTCGTTTAGCTCCCATGGGAGATGACTATTGCATTGATATTGAACAATTGCCAAACCAGATTTCCAATAAAACTAAAGCAATTGTGATCAATTCACCCAGCAATCCATACGGTACATTTTTGCAAGACCATCAGCTCGAAGCGATCGCTAATTTAGGTGTTCCCGTTATTTTTGATGAAGTCTACCAAGCTTTACCCCTCAACGATGAACCCATTCCCAGTGCCATTCGTTTTTCTGACCGTCATCTGATAATTAGCAGTCTATCGAAATCCTTGGCAATTGCTGGTGTCCGGGTAGGATATTTGATTGTGCCTGAATCACAGGTGGAATTGATGACCAACGTCAAAGCCGTTCTCAATATGTGTACCAGTTTACCCAGCCAACTGATTGCGGAGAAGCTGATACAACACTGGGATGAATTGGTGAGCAAACACCGATATCTGTTGCGCTATAACTGGTTACTGTTTGAGC from Moorena sp. SIOASIH encodes the following:
- a CDS encoding DUF6825 family protein, which encodes MSNSVIHAFFLGRAAAQAINRQLEDALTNALSELGKFDAEQRERLRQFTEQVIESANREAGAAADSTISNTGSNTGSNTGSNTGKTGSKPADLQAMIDELRAEIASLRTELKNYRKQS
- a CDS encoding AarF/ABC1/UbiB kinase family protein, with product MSRQSSIGKQYSEKAYRWNQENYSRQRRFIDIWRFVLTLITGLWLDGKPWSYRGGYTEQKHAYRRKTQAIWIRDTFLDLGPTFIKVGQLFSTRADLFPSEYVEELSKLQDRVPAFSYEQVEQIIQEDLGKPIKELFSGFDPIPLAAASLGQVHKAQLRSGEEVAIKVQRPGLKKLFTIDLQILKGIAYYFQNHPDWGRGRDWSGIYEECCRILWQEIDYLNEGRNADTFRRNFRSYDWVKVPRVYWRYTSSRVLTLEFLPGIKISSYEALEAAGLDRKLIARLGAEAYLQQLLNDGFFHADPHPGNIAVSHQGSLIFYDFGMMGQIKANVREQLMETLFGIAQKDGDRVVTSLIELGALSPVSDMGPVRRSVQYMLDNFMDKPFEEQSVSNISDDLYEIAYGQPFRFPATFTFVMRAFSTLEGVGKGLDPEFNFMEVAKPFALEIMTNGNTPDNNSFINELGRQAAQMSSTALGLPQRIESTIDKLERGDLRIRVRSIESDRVLRRLSGIQLGTNYTLLISAFTLSATILFVNGNVVLALVVVLVAAMLGFALIRLLRRLDRFDRMF
- a CDS encoding Stp1/IreP family PP2C-type Ser/Thr phosphatase, which produces MKSCFAGITDPGLLRTVNQDDYYIDPDGRFFIVADGMGGHAGGQEASKIATEAIKTYLNKDWNSQTPSDQLLEQAIYQANQAILNDQQTHPERSDMGTTAVVVMFRQDQCWFSHVGDSRLYRFRNSKLEKITEDHTWVARAVKLGELTAKQARMHPWRHVLSQCLGRKDLPKVNVHRIEVKLCDRLLLCSDGLTEELSDELIASSLQESSSIEQALDILVEAAKDQGGRDNITVVIVEIGERMKGFG
- the queG gene encoding tRNA epoxyqueuosine(34) reductase QueG; its protein translation is MDIPVTSTEVKQKAHSLGFHKVGIAAVDVDHHDSAEQNLKAWLGLGYQADMAWMANPRRLDIRACMPEVKSVICVALNYYTPHQRPESPEYGKISRYGWGRDYHKVMHKKLKELIFWLQAQAKEIQVRYYADTGPVQDKVWAQRSGIAWIAKNGNVITREYGSWVFLGEVLTNLALTPDTPHTSHCGSCTRCIQACPTGAITKPFVVDANRCIAYHTIENRAENLPESIKPHLEGWVAGCDICQDVCPWNQRFAKETDVVEFQPYPENVAPRLTELATISDQEWNRRFPASALRRIKPNMLRRNAQANIDASQKSVD
- a CDS encoding HAD-IA family hydrolase; protein product: MSVKVILFDFDGTLADTLTAIVKISNSLAEEFGYQPTSAEKLEQVRHLSSREIIKQSGISRFRIPFLLKKVQKLLRQDIQSLTPIPGLIEVLNDLKYEGYQLGILTSNSAENVNLFLTHNSWVKLFDFVDSGSPIFGKEKVIRKFLKKHNLNPADVIYVGDETRDIEAAKKNTIKVVAVSWGFSYKEVLAQYQPDFLIDEPQELSEVVSNLYQSKVKSKVVCY
- a CDS encoding arginase; this encodes MGHKSGLAKRLRYILETCQIACNTVTDTLERGEFPLVLSADHSSAAGVIAGVKQAYPNERLGIIWIDAHSDMHSPYTTHSGNMHGMPLGAVLALDQEARTLLGTSSNELPLAAQKQWTHLKELGGIVPKVLSEDLILIGVRFFKPEHSILIDKLGIKLYSVEDIREKGTEFYTSLIEQHLQWCDKIYLSFDVDSLDCETVSQGTGTPEPNGLYLNEAIVLIQTVMANPKVCCLEISEVNPVLDDKGNAMGEAAWQVLEAALVSECGVRS
- a CDS encoding transposase, with product MRTAYQYRLRPTQQQAALIDRWLSMLCAQYNYLLADRFNWYEQNRSPVNACPLICHLPQLRINPNYYSQKKTLPQLKQDRPWYKDIHSQVLQDVVKRVKLTFDRFLIGDSSGKRSGKPRFKPLSRYRTFTYPQIKQSCLQGNRIDLPKLGKIKVVLHRQIPDGFKIKTVSISKKADGLYVTLSLEDKTVPEIKTDINPHLIIGIDVGLKDFLTTSSGETVTIPQHYRKAQKRLRLIQKKVSRREKGGNRRLKAIKLLAKQHQKVANKRKDFHFKTANQLLSKYDVIAHETLNVKGLARTKLALSVLDAGWSSFLSILTNKAENAGLLVVPVSAHNTSQNCSSCGEKVPKKLHIRWHDCPHCGCSLDRDHNAAINIKNRAVGHPVLKAQLMSDGIPGVAEKPTLTR
- a CDS encoding type II 3-dehydroquinate dehydratase — encoded protein: MKFLLIQGANLNSLGYRQGNTYDDTTAEQLDRMLKQHASDFDYELDIFYTNIEGEAINKVYASVAAGVDGVLANPAGFTYNAYSLRDCLSYIAPPYVEIHITNIDKRNIKSVMSVAAVGVVQGFGIDSYFVALEAMLRLLKHEPYQNR